ACTCAATTTAGAGAAAAGaatcttcaaatattttctgaGGTGGTTGAAGGTTTCTTTTAGTAAATAGATGTCTGAGGCCAGAGAACAGCTTAATGCCTTTATTTGTCTTTGTCCATTTACTTGTGACTTTTTTACATTCCTTTATCACTTTGTAGTTATTTGAAGTCTAGtaacattttattatatttgatGAGATTTTGCTACCAGAAACTGTTTCTTATGAGGTTTGCCCAGAGCTTTccagaatgtgtgtgtgtacatttatacattttattaCCCTTTTGAGACATTTACACTGGCTGCATATGACTTGAGCGTGTCACCTTCTCTGCTTCCTTTGAAACAAAACGTTTGGCATTTTTTGCCTATTGTGCTGAATTAGGTTAAATAAAGTAGTATCCTTCAAATTGTATACTTTGATCTTCTACAGCAATGTttattcccttcccctcctctcccaaagTGTATCTTGAAGTGGATGCATGCTTTGTCAAATCCTGCTTCTTAAAATTTTGCTGTCTCTCCacgatattttttattttactcttgcAAGCAACTTTTTTAATGTGGGATCATCTTACTTTAAACCGTTGAAGTTTTAGGTTTCTACCATCTATAGGTTTCACCTAATTGGTGAATGTAGCCGTTATCCTGCTATGCTTACAGTCAGATCTTATCTTTTAAGCCCCTTCTGTGTTTTgggtatatatacacatagatcatatttctttttttctttagtattgcttttgtttctttaaaaggctGGCTACTTGCTAGATATGGCAGGCATGTTTAGAATGTAGCTACTAAACAGGTTGAGCATTTCGTAAAAGCTTAGAAATACTACGTGTAAGCCATGGACCTAGTATTGGAATAGGTCATTGTCATGAAATGCACAGATACTAACATCTATATATATTGTAAGTGTCAAACTCATGTAGTGTGAGTTCAAAACTGTGTGAGTGAATTTTGAGTCTTCAACCTTGGAATGAACAACAATATTGTTGACAAGGTCTGATTTCAGAAAGTATTAGCCTTAAATCAATCAATGTATAGGGTTTTATGTAAAAAGATGCAGCCCGTATTCTAGGCAACAATAcctttttaacaacaaaaaaaaatatctttaagagTACGTATCAGCCTGCCAGAAAATCATAAAGTCTCTTCTATATTTTCATTGGTATGGGAAGTTCATGCAGAGTCTTTTCCAAAGCAACTTTCTTCAGTTAGTTCAGTTTGGACACTTAAACTaatagcataaataaataaaaattccaaaataCAACTTAAAAAGGATAATAATCAAATGTACTTGATTACTTTGTGCTGTAAGCTGCCAAAGATTACACCTGTTTCCTTGCCATGTCACCAGTTAAAATGATGATCAAAGGTAGCTTATGAAGGGTGAAGTAAACTCTATGAGGATATGAGGATACATCCAGCTTTTTCCAAATTAAGTAATTATTTTAGTATAGTTTCTCTAATTTTGcccaagtattttttttcagtgtgttaatTTATGTAAACATGATCGTAATGCATAACTTAAGTTGACTTTTTTTCTATATGCAGGTTTCTACAATCCAAGAACTTGTTACTGGTTATGAAGCCTCTTTGAAAACTTGTGACCTTTTTAGTATATGCGGTAAGTTTCTATGGTCTTATATTAATTGCACTGTAATTACTAATACTGTGTATGGCAGTTATCAACTGTTGAAGTGCTGATactttttgcaagaaaatagTTGCAATACCTTCTAGTAAATGAATGCATTACAGGAAATATTTGCTGAATTTGCcaagctttcttttttgtgtttgtttttcaaatgcagTCTTCAACCTTACTGGTTACTGTAACTTCTTCCATTTTGTTGCAGAAAACGGAGAGAAAGAGCCCCCGACGACACTGCTTTGGGTTCGATATTTCCTGGCACAGCACTTTGACAAACTTGGCCAGTGTTCTTTGGCCTTGGATTACATTAATGCTGCAATTGCAAGCACTCCAACATTAATAGAACTAttctatttaaaagcaaaaatttacaAGGTAAAAAGTGAATTTGTACATGTGGAGtacctagtttaaaaaaaaaaaaccacacagaaaaagcccccacaaacaaacaaaaaaaccaaccaacccatcAAACTGGTGTGAATGTTTGGATAGTATTTCAGCAATGGTTATGGGCATCGGTTTTCATATGGGTTTCTTTTTGGGCACTGTTctgtcaggaagaaaatgaaaacccttttctttaggttttgcAAAGCAAGTCACTTAAAGCAAATTGTCATTCTGAAAAaatctgggggtggggggaccaAACAATAATACTGCATTTTGTTATTTCTGAGGGAGAAATACCAACTATAGATTTCAGGAGTTGTTCAACAGCAGGCTTATACTGAAAGTTAACTATTTAATTTCTCCCTAACAGCATGTAGGTAACCTCAAGGAAGCTGCCAAATGGATGGATGAAGCACAGTCTTTGGATACTGCAGACAGATTTATCAATTCTAAGTGTGCTAAATACATGCTGCGAGCAAATATGGTAAAGGATGCAGAGGAGATGTGCTCTAAATTCACAAGGGTAAGTATATTGCTTTGATGAAGAGAGGTTTTGTTTGTCTCCAGCAGTTTTTTTCACTCATGTAACTTTTGACTAAAATAAAAACTTGTCTTTTACTAGTGTCCATTTTTAAGATAATGGTCTTACACTTAGTGGTAAATAACtatatggaatcatagaatggttgggactggaagggaccttttaaatATCATCTTGTCCAAACCCCTTGCCACGGGCAGGCACATATTTCACTAAATCAGGTTGTTCAAAgacctgtccagcctgaccttgaacacttccaatgatgggacatcctCAACTTCTCTTGGTAGCCTATTCCAGTGTCTTGctacccttattgtaaaaaaatttcttccttatgtccaatctaaacctaccctctttcagtttaaaattgttaccccttgtcctgtcattacAAACCCTGGtgaaaagtctctctccatctttcttgtaagccccctttatctattgaaaggctgcaataaggtctcctcagagccttctcttctccaggttgaacaaccccaacgaacaaccccaactctcccagcctttcttcacaagAGAGGTGTTCCAACCCTCTGATTTtcttgtggccctcctctggacctgctctaacaggccTATGTCCCTCTTGTGCTGGGGCcctagagctggatgcagtactccagctgTATAGACCCAGTAAATACTGGAGAAAATGGTTGTTAAAGATAGTTgtccagaagtatttttttattgcCATACTTCTAAGTACCTCTCTGGAAATGGCTCTGATGGATACCTTGTTTGCAAAACCTGCTGTTTCCCAGTATTGCCATCTGAGCTAACTGCACAGGAATGTGCACAATATTCATTATGATTTAGCATTAACATAAATTAATTTGGACTTGAACATTTCATTCCTTTAAGCTAGTACTACAGACAAAACTTCTGTTAAAGCAAATCCTATCCTAAAAAGATGCAGTAAGcactttaaattctttatttttgacATTGAACAAAATTTAGATTCATAAAGACCAGATTTCCATATTTTTTATGTAACTAAATATGAAGACAGATACTTGGTGGGATTTCCTGGAGCACATAAATGAATTAAGCTCCTTATTCTTAATTTTAGGTGTGAAAACACTTGAAAGTGAATCCAAGCTTTCTAGATATTTCTAGGAATGATAGAAAATTTGATTAGTAAAACTCATCGTGTATGTTTGTCGGAAGTGTTAGTGCAAGAAATACAGAACTCTAGCACAGATACCTGTGGATAGGATAAATCTGATCCTAAATAATTAGATGTTGAGTTAAACTGGGTTTTCTTTCTAGTATAAAGACTGTTCTGAAAATTTGGTGGATAGCATTCGTGATATGTGGAATATCCTTCCAGTTTGTTTATTCTTAATCTAGAGCATTGAAACTATGAAGTTATAAATCCTAGGACCTTTTTCTTGTAAAAGTACGAAGTATAAATTTAACTTCATTTATAACAAGTTCTAAGAAACTTAGGATTATttgtagaatcattaaggttggaaaagacctctaagatcattgagtacaactgtcaacccaacacttccatcccactacaccatgtccctaagcgcctcatctacatgtcttttaaatacttccagggatggtgactcaaccacttccctgggcagcctgttccaaggcctgacaacccttttggtgaaggaatttttcctcatgtccagtctaaacctcccttggtgcaacttgaggccatttcctcttgtcctatcgctagttacttggcagaagagaccaacacccacctcactacagcttcccttcaggtagttgtagagcgcgatgaggtctcccctcagcctcctcttctccagactaaacagtcccagttccctcagccgctcctcataagacttgtgctccaggcccttcaccagcttcattgcccttctctggacacgctccagcacctccatgtccttcttgtactgaggggcccaaaactgaacacagtattcgaggtgcggcctccccagtgccgagtacaggggcacgatcacctccctgctcctgctggccacactatttctgatacagaccaggatgccattggccttcttggccacctgagcacactgcctgctcatgttcagccggctgtcaaccagcacccccaggtccttttcctctgggcagctttccagccactcttcctcaagcctgtagcgttgcctggggttgttgtggctgaagtgcaggacctggcacttggccttgttgaacctcatacagttggcctcagcccatcgatccagcctgtccaggtccctctgcagagccttcctaccctcgagccgatcaacactcccgcccagcttggtgtcgtctgcaaacttactgagggagcactcgatccccttgtccagatcgttgataaagatattgaacaagaccggccccagtactgagccctggggaacaccgctcgtgacagGCCGCCAACTGGacttaactccattgaccacaactctctgggcttggccgtccagccagttttttacccagcgaagagtgtacatgtctaagccgtgagccgccagcttctctaggagaatgccatgggagactgtgtcaaaggctttactgaagtccaggtagaccacatccaaacctttccctcatccactaggcaggtcacctggtcatagaaggagatcaggttggtcaagcaggacctgccttccatgaacccatgctggctgggcctgatcctctggttgtcccagacatggcttgtgagcgtcctcaagatgaaccgctccatcatcttccctggcactgaggtcaggctgaccagcctgtagttccccctcagatcctccttctggcccttcttgtagatgggcatcacattggcagcctccagtcatccgggacctccccagttaaccaggactgctggtaaatgatggagagtggcttggcaagctcctctgccagctccctcagtaccctcgggtggatcccacctggccccatagacttgtgagcgtccaggtggcgcagcaggtcattaactgtttcctcttggattatggggggtttatcctgcttgccatccctgtcttctagctcagggggctgagtaccctgaggataactgctctgactattaaagactgaggcaaagaaggcattaagtacctcagccttatccttgtccttggtggcaacgtgtccccgtcccccccccccgcatccaatagaggatggagattctccttggctctctctttgtcattaatatacttgtaaaagcatttttttgttgtctctcatgacagtggccaggttgagttctagctgggctttggcctttctaatttcctctctgcatgacctaatgagatccctgtactcttcttgagttgcctgccccttcttccaaaggtggtaaactctcctttttttcctgagtcccagccagagctccccgttcagccaggctggtcgtcttccccgccccgtcttcttgcggcacatggggacagcctgctcctgcgcctttaaggcttccttcttgaagaacgtccagccttcctggacccctttgcccttcaggactgtgttccaagggaccctctcgaccagtgtcctgagcaggccaaggtccgccctccagaagtccatggtagcggttttgctggcccccctccttacttcactaagtatcgagaattctaccatttcatggtcgctaagcccaagccggcctccgaccaccacgtctcccaccagtccttctctgtttgtgaacagcaggtcaagcgaggcacctcccctagtgggctcgcttaccagctgcgtcaggaagttatcttccacacactccaggaacctcctcgactgtttcctctctgccgtgtggtatttccagcagacgtccagaaagttgaagtccaccacgagaacaagggctagcgactgtgagacttctgccagcctctggtagaatatttcatctgcctcctcatcctggttaggtggtctataacagactcctgGCAGGATATCTATACTACATGATAAAGCAGTAAATATATTGGTGGATTTTTAGACTAGTAGATGCCACTTACCTGACGGGGAAGAAACAACGAAAATTATTTGCTGAacttttaagttttttaaaaatagcatcgTTTTCTGCCCCCAAATTGTAAAAGTAAGACTGCATATACAAGCATGAGTTAATCTTAGAAATCTGCTGAGACACTAATGTTgttcagctaatttttttttaaataatttaaatctaTCCTTTCCATCTTGGGAAGCATAGGGTATCACAAGTAGTATTCTCAGTTGCTGGGTGGTTATATCCATTTTCCATTGTATTCCAAGTAGTTGAAGACTTGATTGTTTCCTACTAATGGCTTGAAACTAGCCACAgttcaaagcagcagctggtaAATTATAATAGCAAAAAGTGATAATGACACTTATTTCAGGAAGGAACTTCTGCTATGGAAAACCTAAATGAGATGCAGTGTATGTGGTTCCAGACTGAATGTGCTGCAGCTTATCAAAGACTAGGGAAATATGGTGATGCCTTGAAAAAATGCCACGAAGTAGAAAGGGTAAGTAGGTGCAAACACCATCAATTTCTTTCCCAGTATTTCTCACACACTAACGAAGATATTTGCTGATGTAATCGGCATGATTTTCTTTGCATATAAAATTTCTagtataatgatttttaaaaacagtgaatACTTGATGATTTATCGTTATAGATAAGATGTCATCCCTAGCTATTCTGTGAAAAACTATTTGAAGTGAAAAGGGTTCAATATAAAATACCATGTCTCCTAACTATACAACTATTTGTACATTAACTTTATGCTGTcctttgccaattttttttccatcgGAACAATCGCATTTCAGTTGATTTTTAAAGAGTGCCTAAGTCTTTGAACAATCTCATTACAGTTTTTGttaacaaaatgagatttttctggtTAGGTTTTTTCCCTACGGACAGGTTCTCAGTCAGTATTATAAGGATATTTCTATGCCTGTTAAATATTGCCTGTAAATAATATCAGTTGTAACTTATTCACCtccatctaattaaaaaaatagactaAGCAAGGGGAGTGCATAAGaattgtgtatttctttttttttcttgaagcattTTTTTGAGATAACAGATGATCAATTTGACTTCCACACATACTGCATGAGAAAGATGACTCTTCGTGCCTATGTAGACCTTTTGAGATTAGAAGATGTGCTCAGGAAACATGCCTTCTACTTCAAGGCTGCTCGATCAGCAATTGAAATCTACTTGAAGCTCCATGATAATCCTCTTACCAATGAAAGCAAAGAACAAGAAGTGAATTCAGGTATTTAGACCATAACGGAGGCTCATATGCGTATAACACATGCAAAAGCTTATTGAGCTAAGTAAGTTATGTGCCATAGAATAAATACGAGTTGTAACATACacaggtttttcctcttttctgccaTGATTTGGTAACTGAAAAGAGATCATAGATAACATGCTACAGCTTTCTTCCTCTCCGTTCTCCTCCCATCATTGTAAAACTAGTACACGAATGAACCTAGCTATAGTTGGAGTACTTGAGGAGGAGTGGCACTTCAGAATATTAAGAGGAAAAATGAGATTCAGTTCAGGCACTTAtccatttaaaaagaagataaatgaacAGATGAATTATGGAACAATGGGTAGATTTTGTGGGAAAGCAATCTGAATTGTAAGAATTAATTTTGATCTAGtgtatttaatttattacatGGTAATACTAGTTAATACtgcattacatttcatttttcacataaCTTCAGGACCAAAGAATACATGGATAAGTGTGTATTAGCAAAATTAATAGATTTCAGAAACTATTTAAAACTAGTGTTAAATTGAAAGCAGACTTTCTTAGGAAACCAGTGGGGTGTGGTTTTGAAATCTGAGGATTCGATGACAAATGAGTTatgaggttttttcctttaagataaaTAGTTGCTTCTCCTTTTGTGGAATTTCGGCTACTGTCAGCATTGCAGTGGCTGTTGACTGAAGGGGTGAAATTAATCTCTAGCTCTTTGCAAAGGGAAGAATATTTGACGTGGGGGAAAAAGataaactaaaccaaaaatattGCCAATATTTGACGTGGGGGAAAAAGATAAACTAAACCAAATTAATATTGCCAATACAATCTTACCTTCACTCAGAGGTGAATAATGAGTTTTTCCATATCTGCCTATGTGTAATGAAGTACATATAAAAAGAGGTACATTTCACACCACAGTTCAGCTtgcatcttttttctctccaattttaatttatttctgtatataaTGTTAAGATCAGTGTGTGACACAGTATCTTGTTAGCAATATGTCATAGAAACTAAGGTGGGGAAGAGTATAAGACGTCATGTTAGTTCATTTGCGTGCTGTGCATTGGGATTCAGTAGTCTCATCCTCGGGGGAAGACAGCACTGTATGAATGGGGTAAAAAGAACGCTTGCTTCTCCTTGCTTCCCTATCTCAGAATGGTGGCTGGCCCCAGTGGAGAGATCATGGTGCCAGAGCCACAAAAAATATGTTAGTCCCTCAGTAGCCCATTCTTCTGTTCCTTGCTACATTATTAGCACAAATCCTGTTCTCAGTGAAAACGCCACAGTAAACGGAGTGGAAACTACAGTATTACACTGGCTAGACCGGTCAGGTCAGTGGgacagcagggaaggaaaaaaagaggggtgaATGGAGAGGCTGAAGGCTCCTCACTTCTGTGTGAACCTGTAGGAAaccatgttttgtttgttctgtttttcatgcAACTGTTAAACCTTCTTGGTTTATCTAAATGCTAGTCCAGTCTAAAAATCTGAACGCAGCAAGCAGCCTGAAGACTCATGTACTGGTCCTGCTAATACATACCAGAATATTTTACCTCTCGTCACCGCAAACAATACCTGGTTCTGCTTGCATCCATTTAGCTATCCCATGGCATTTGCAGAAAATCAATGCAATTATTGTGGCTGTATATTGTTCAGAAACTTTAATGAAAGATAACAAGCTTGTTTTAAGATGGAGTGTAAATCTGTCTGATGTTTCTAGCTAGCATTAGAAGGCAGCTGAGCTACAGTCAGTATGGGAGCTTGGTATAACCGTTGAAAACCATTGTCTGTTTTCTATGGTAAAACCTGTCATAGAAGCAACAACTTTATATATTCAATGTTTCAAATAGTTGAGATTTCTATAACAACTATGTAAGAGAAAATATGCAAGATCAAGGGTTGTGTTATGCTCTCAATAGTAATCCAGTAGTAAGGTTGGACTTTTATAGTGATGATAGTCTGGGAAGTGCTGATATTTATGGAAATCGCTGTAAAAGTATTCCATTTTGATATGGGGGAGGAGTGTAGTGGCATGTCTGAGTGTTGTTTGAGAGGAAcaagatttttaattaaatactctGTTAATGTAAGTTATCTGTTTGTCACCTTAATCTGTAGAAAATCTCTCAGCCAAAGAATTGAAGAAAATGCTTAGTAAGCAAAGAAGagcacagaagaaagcaaaacttgaagaggaaagaaaacatgcagaaagaGAGCGACAACaaaagaatcaaaagaaaaagcgagatgaagaggaggaggaaaccagTGGACCCAGGGAAGAGCTAGTTCCTGAAAAACTGGAAAGGGTTAGCATGGTCTTTCATGTTAAATTCGTGTGATTTATCATAAAAAGCCTGTAATACGGCATTACTATCAGGTTCTCCTAAAAGAAtccagggttttttaaaaatcacttttgcaTGCAAAGACACCTTTTTGTAGTCTATCTCTGTTTACACTaaagaaaagtaatatttttcccCTAATAAATCGTAAGTTCTATATTAATAATACTGTTATGTTCTTtaaatttgggggttttcttgAACAGTAGGCCATCCTTCATTAAAGTGGATactgaagaaaaagatgtttcttGCCTGAAGAACTCTGGTTTTTATACAGTGAATAGAGAAAAACTAATAGAATTGCGATTACAGTTCACAAAATTTGAAGACATGGGCCAGTATTTCTCTAAGTACGAAGAACTATCTCCTTTATTAGTAATTTCAGAAGTTTAAGCTTGTGTCTAAAGTGGTCATATTTAATTGTTTCCTAAATCCTAAATTACAATACTGAGTACATTACATAAGCAGTGTCAGAGTTAGCAGTGATGTTGTCTTTGTCAGTATGAAATCATGAGTAAACACTTTTAAATCTTGCTGTTCAACTAAAAATGTTGTGGTTCAGTTTAATTCAGAAAGCGATCAACAGTTCACCTTTGGCTTCTGATTATTTAAATGCTCTGAATAACAGAAACTGTCCTTGGTGTTTTGTACTTGACatttattttaagctttaaatttcactatttttattaaaacaggtAGAAAATCCATTAGAAGAAGCCATTAAGTTCCTTATACCACTTAAGAATCTTATTGGAGATGACATAGAAACACATTTATTAGCATTTGAAATatactttagaaaaggtaaagTACTGCATAATTTTATTCTTGCTCTACAAACTTTTAACCCTTCATTGCAGCCTATGTTATCTGAGTGTAGCCTAAAATGGTCTGGAACAGATACTTGATTGAAGCTGGGGTTTGCATCATATCCGGTAATAATAGGGGAAATAGCATTTTTGTTTAGCcactgttaaaacaaacaaaaaaaacgaAGAGCAAAGTAAGTTGTAGTATATACTAATAAAAGCTGTAGAAAGATATTTGCAGTGTGATCTTTAATTATCTAggggaaaacaaagccaaacagaTAGTAACATCATCTATGCGGTGGATGGGATAAATAAATCTCCTTTCTAATTCTATGTAGGCATTGATGTTTCTAATGTTTGTACTAGATTTACTAAAGAGAACAGTAGTTGATATAAAAAGTTCTGTATTCTTAATGTTggtacatttttgttttttctccttctacaGGAAAGTTTCTGTTAATGTTACAGTCTGTCAAAAGAGCTTTTGCTATCAACAGTAATAACCCATGGCTACATGAGTGCTTGATTAAATTCTCTAAAGCTGGTATGTGTGTAGGAAGTACGTATGTATAAAAATACAGGAAGTATATTGTACAAGGACATAACGACAATTTTGTAATGTATAAATATTCTTGAAACACAAAGAGATAcgaagaaaaataaatggtttgtttTCTATGGTAATACCCAAGAAAACGTAGGTTGTACTATGCAGGGTACTGTGTATGTGTTATATTATACTCCTTCCTCCATTAATCCACCAGGTGGACCCAATAACTCATTTTGGCTAGATTTCACAGAGAAGTAGGTGTTCCAAAGATCCTTGAAATTCGtaagttttaagaaaataagtgGCAGATATGGGAGAAAGATTCTGACTGAAGCAAAGTACATGTGAACTTGCAGCAGAAAGCTTATGTGACAGAGCACCCTTTATGAATGTTTCATCTGTTTGAACTgaaatttgtgtttctttctgtgcccaaatttttaaaaatgggaattttAGCAGTGATGTTTATGGTTTCACACTGTTTTCTACAGTTGTTtaaatgtggtgttttttttttttttgcttctctccccCTTACCTTCCTCCTCCTAGTATCTGACCATAGTAACCTCCCAGAAATTGTGAGCAAGGTCCTAActcaagaaatgcagaaaatcttTGTTAATAAAAACTTGGAAAgttttaatgaagaatttctCAAACACAATGCTACCTCCATTCAGCACCAACTGTCAggtttgtttatgtttttaatgCTCTTGAAAAGGAGATGTGATTTAAATCCCAAATCTTTATCTGCAGTCCATAATTCATACATAATTCCAATGAGCCAGAAATTCACgtttacactgtttttttctgcctgcttttaccatgttaaaaaaaaacgaCCTCATTCACTTTGTTATTAGATGCATAAGGAACCTGCTTCTTACCTCCAAAAAGTGTGATCAAACCACCACAGATATATAAGTATGGAAGCACTGTCATCCCTCCTGTTGCAGC
This genomic interval from Calonectris borealis chromosome 1, bCalBor7.hap1.2, whole genome shotgun sequence contains the following:
- the NAA16 gene encoding N-alpha-acetyltransferase 16, NatA auxiliary subunit isoform X6; the protein is MKGLTLNCLGKKEEAYEFVRKGLRNDVKSHVCWHVYGLLQRSDKKYDEAIKCYRNALKLDKDNLQILRDLSLLQIQMRDLEGYRETRYQLLQLRPTQRASWIGYAIAYHLLKDYDMALKLLEEFRKTQQIPPNKIDYEYSELILYQNQVMREADLFQESLEHIETYEKQICDKLIVEEIKGEMLLKLGRLKEAGEVYKELIERNAENWYYYEGLEKALQPSTLEERLQIYEEVSKRHPRAVSPRRLPLNFVSGEKFRDLMDKFLRVNFSKGCPPLFTTLKSLYYNPEKVSTIQELVTGYEASLKTCDLFSICENGEKEPPTTLLWVRYFLAQHFDKLGQCSLALDYINAAIASTPTLIELFYLKAKIYKHVGNLKEAAKWMDEAQSLDTADRFINSKCAKYMLRANMVKDAEEMCSKFTREGTSAMENLNEMQCMWFQTECAAAYQRLGKYGDALKKCHEVERHFFEITDDQFDFHTYCMRKMTLRAYVDLLRLEDVLRKHAFYFKAARSAIEIYLKLHDNPLTNESKEQEVNSENLSAKELKKMLSKQRRAQKKAKLEEERKHAERERQQKNQKKKRDEEEEETSGPREELVPEKLERVENPLEEAIKFLIPLKNLIGDDIETHLLAFEIYFRKGKFLLMLQSVKRAFAINSNNPWLHECLIKFSKAGMCVGISDHSNLPEIVSKVLTQEMQKIFVNKNLESFNEEFLKHNATSIQHQLSGAKMMYFLDKSRQEKAIAVATRLDKNMRDKNVKTLTKVFEALLDGSFGSCHTQCEEYQAACHKLFPFTSAFMPATNEDDSSIASVNHTAINHDLLSNEI
- the NAA16 gene encoding N-alpha-acetyltransferase 16, NatA auxiliary subunit isoform X4, which codes for MRRPRSPAGSRGCRRLLVPKCYEQKQYKNGLKFCKMILSNPKFAEHGETLAMKGLTLNCLGKKEEAYEFVRKGLRNDVKSHVCWHVYGLLQRSDKKYDEAIKCYRNALKLDKDNLQILRDLSLLQIQMRDLEGYRETRYQLLQLRPTQRASWIGYAIAYHLLKDYDMALKLLEEFRKTQQIPPNKIDYEYSELILYQNQVMREADLFQESLEHIETYEKQICDKLIVEEIKGEMLLKLGRLKEAGEVYKELIERNAENWYYYEGLEKALQPSEKFRDLMDKFLRVNFSKGCPPLFTTLKSLYYNPEKVSTIQELVTGYEASLKTCDLFSICENGEKEPPTTLLWVRYFLAQHFDKLGQCSLALDYINAAIASTPTLIELFYLKAKIYKHVGNLKEAAKWMDEAQSLDTADRFINSKCAKYMLRANMVKDAEEMCSKFTREGTSAMENLNEMQCMWFQTECAAAYQRLGKYGDALKKCHEVERHFFEITDDQFDFHTYCMRKMTLRAYVDLLRLEDVLRKHAFYFKAARSAIEIYLKLHDNPLTNESKEQEVNSENLSAKELKKMLSKQRRAQKKAKLEEERKHAERERQQKNQKKKRDEEEEETSGPREELVPEKLERVENPLEEAIKFLIPLKNLIGDDIETHLLAFEIYFRKGKFLLMLQSVKRAFAINSNNPWLHECLIKFSKAGMCVGISDHSNLPEIVSKVLTQEMQKIFVNKNLESFNEEFLKHNATSIQHQLSGAKMMYFLDKSRQEKAIAVATRLDKNMRDKNVKTLTKVFEALLDGSFGSCHTQCEEYQAACHKLFPFTSAFMPATNEDDSSIASVNHTAINHDLLSNEI
- the NAA16 gene encoding N-alpha-acetyltransferase 16, NatA auxiliary subunit isoform X5; translated protein: MILSNPKFAEHGETLAMKGLTLNCLGKKEEAYEFVRKGLRNDVKSHVCWHVYGLLQRSDKKYDEAIKCYRNALKLDKDNLQILRDLSLLQIQMRDLEGYRETRYQLLQLRPTQRASWIGYAIAYHLLKDYDMALKLLEEFRKTQQIPPNKIDYEYSELILYQNQVMREADLFQESLEHIETYEKQICDKLIVEEIKGEMLLKLGRLKEAGEVYKELIERNAENWYYYEGLEKALQPSTLEERLQIYEEVSKRHPRAVSPRRLPLNFVSGEKFRDLMDKFLRVNFSKGCPPLFTTLKSLYYNPEKVSTIQELVTGYEASLKTCDLFSICENGEKEPPTTLLWVRYFLAQHFDKLGQCSLALDYINAAIASTPTLIELFYLKAKIYKHVGNLKEAAKWMDEAQSLDTADRFINSKCAKYMLRANMVKDAEEMCSKFTREGTSAMENLNEMQCMWFQTECAAAYQRLGKYGDALKKCHEVERHFFEITDDQFDFHTYCMRKMTLRAYVDLLRLEDVLRKHAFYFKAARSAIEIYLKLHDNPLTNESKEQEVNSENLSAKELKKMLSKQRRAQKKAKLEEERKHAERERQQKNQKKKRDEEEEETSGPREELVPEKLERVENPLEEAIKFLIPLKNLIGDDIETHLLAFEIYFRKGKFLLMLQSVKRAFAINSNNPWLHECLIKFSKAGMCVGISDHSNLPEIVSKVLTQEMQKIFVNKNLESFNEEFLKHNATSIQHQLSGAKMMYFLDKSRQEKAIAVATRLDKNMRDKNVKTLTKVFEALLDGSFGSCHTQCEEYQAACHKLFPFTSAFMPATNEDDSSIASVNHTAINHDLLSNEI